The Deltaproteobacteria bacterium GWA2_45_12 nucleotide sequence TGGATTTACAGAACAATGAGTTCACGAAAAAATCAGAGTCTGGAAAAAATCATGAGTAAGAAAATGATTATTCCGACAGGCTCCTAGCCAAGGCGCACATTTATTGCGGCAGCATGAGCTGTCAAACTTTCCATTTCGGCAAAACGGCTGGCATCGGGCCCTAATTTTTGAAAGGCCTGTTTGGTTAATGAAACAATGCTGGTGGCCTTAAGAAAGGCATTGGCCTGCAACACCGAAAAATAACGAGCCGAACCACTGGTAGGCAAAACATGGCTTGGGCCGGCAATATAATCCCCCATGGTTTCAGGAGTATGTTCCCCCAAAAAGATGGCCCCGGCATGTTTAATACGATCAACAAAAGACTCAGGATTTTTAACCACCAGTTCCAGATGTTCAGGGGCAATTTCATTGACCAGGTCAATAGCCTCATCCATATTGCGCACCAAAACAATCAGGGCCCGTTTTTGAATGGAAACACCGGCAATATCTTTTCGTGAAAGACGGGCCAGTTGCATGCGCACTTCCCCATCCACACGGCTGGCATAGTTGGAATCGGTTGTGACCAAAAGAGGGCAGGCCATCTGGTCGTGTTCTGCCTGGGCCAATAAGTCAGCCGCAATGTAGGCGGCAGAAACACTCCCATCGGCTAACACACACACCTCTGAAGGACCTGCAAGCATGTCGATATCAACATCTCCATACACAAATTTTTTGGCACAGGTGACATAAACATTCCCCGGCCCCACGATTTTGTCGACTTTGGGAATGCTTTTTGTCCCATAGGCCATGGCCGCAATGGCTTGGGCCCCGCCCACCTTGAAAATTTTGGAAACGCCGGCAATTTTTGCCGCCGCCAACACAGCAAAGTTTGATTCGCCACGGGGCCATGGATTGCACATGATAATTTCAGAAACTCCCGCAACACGGGCCAAAATAGCTGTCATTAAAACACTGGATGGATAGGCCGCTTTTCCGCCTGGGACATAAATTCCCACGCGCTCCAAGGGGGTATAACGAACACCCAAAGTGGCACCGTCTTTGCTCGTCTGCCATGATTGATTTAAATGTTGTTTGGCAAAATCTTCAATGCGTTTGGCAACGCTTTTTAAAATCTGAAGATCACGGGCAGGTATTTTTTTGGAAGCCACACTTATTTCTTTGGAAGTTACTTCAACATTTTTTGTATTGACGGCAAAGGCATCGAATTTTTCGGTGTATTTAAAAAGCGCCTGATCTCCCATGCGCTTGATATCATCCAAAATTGCCATCACATCTTTTTGAATGGATTCAGAAATTTCTAAACGATTTTTATAAACTTTTCCAAAATCGTAACGAAAGTTACGGTCCGTCGTGCGAAGAATTTTCATGCCATGCCTCTCCTCTATCTATCTAAAAGAGGACCCCCTAAAACTTTTGATTTTGTAAGTACTTAAACCACAAAATTAGACAGTTTGGGGACATTAATCCAAATTTATGGTGGGATCAATAGTTAACTTTGGTATTTTTTAGGGGTTATGGGGTCGCAATCGAGGGTCTCATTTCGGGTCTAAAGAGTTTGAAACTCAAAGCTGCAGCATTGGGAGCAGCCTGAACAAGGGTTTGTAAAGAAAGATCATTTAAATCAATAAGCTGGGCTGTTTTAAAATGGCACCCTTCCACCTCTCCAACCCCTTTATATCCCCCACAATGCCCAAAGGGGCCTGTGAGTTCCCGATTCCACATTTCTTTGGGTAAAAGCGAGCCTCCGGAAAAACCATTTCCATCATAAGGGGTGGTTTTTTCCATCACTACTAACTGGCCTTTTTGAATACCGGCTGTTTTTTTAGCCATAAGCACTTGGGATAAAAGATCAAAGCTATGTTGAATATCTCCGTCACTTCCTGGATCATGGATGACAACCACATCGGCTTGTTCCAAATATTCGGGACGGAAATAATCTTTGCCGCTTCGGTTAAGCGCAAAGGTCAGAGTAATGGGTTTGCCTTGATAAGTGATGACCACTTTGGATTCGTTGCCTTCCTCAAAATTTTGGGGTTTTGAATATTCTACTTTATCGAAAACACCTTGTGCCAAAGCCTCATTGAGGCATCGTTGGAGATCTTGATAACGATTCGCATCAATCTCAGTAAAAACAAAATTCGCACGATCAATGATGTTGGCATCCATAAGCATCAAAGACATATAAAGAGCCGCCACATGTGAGCCGGAGGCCGGATACAAAACCGACAGAACCCGATCACGGACAATCTGGGGAAGTTTATGAGCCGCCAAAAAAGCCGTCTCGGTGAATGTCACCAACCCACGCATGTCGGGCAAATCATCGAGGGGAAGGGTATCAAATAACTTGGCGAAGGGGTGATCCGGAAACATGACCGGAAAATATGTTTTTTTGATTTCATCGCGATGGCTGGAAAAATAAATTTTGGCGTAGTTTCCAAGAAATTGATCATACTCGCTGACGGATTTGCCTTCTAAAAAATATTTCGACCACAATTTTTGGGCTTTTTCGGCTTCTTGATAATCATCAATCTTTAAAGAAGATCCGTTTTGGTCAACGATGGGTTCGAGTTCCTCCATAAAAGGATCCAAACGAGGGTCCCCCGCGGGGATGAGATTTTTGAAATCAGTCAGGGACAACCCCCAAAAACTCCCATAGTGGGAAGGAGGAGTCGCCGCCACGGTTTGAACATCGAAGGATTTTGGAGTACCCGCCATATCCCATGATTTTCGGCGGAAGCAGGAAATAGTTGCTAGGATTTTGGTGCCGTTTTTAAATACCGTTGCTTCTGTTTTGTTCTTAACTTTTTGATATTTTCAGCCACAACCAAGTGTTCCGGCATACTTCCTCCCAGTTCTCGAATTGTTCGACGCACCTTGGCACCCACTTCCCGATGCGTTTGATTGGCTTTTTGTTTTCCTGTAATTTCTTCACGTCGAATTTTTTCTTCTGTTTGTGTGGCTCTAAAAAGATTGGCGGCCAGTTCAGTGCTACCCATGTGATCAAGAATTTGTTGCCCTTTTTTTAATTTTTTACATGGGGCCCCACGGGCTTACGCCCGTGGCACCAAAGACACCGGATTCAAAATAATTTCAGTTGATACTCTCCTTNNNNNNNNNNNNNNNNNNNNNNNNNNNNNNNNNNNNNNNNNNNNNNNNNNNNNNNNNTTACGCCCGTGGTCCTCAGCGGGGTTCTGATGGTGAATATCCCGAACCGTCATGCCCCCATAAAGCCCCATGTAACCATGATTTTGAAAAATGGCGTAATCCAAGGAAGTAATGACACCGGCCCGTTTGGCTGTTTCAGCCAACCGCAAGTTGTGAATTTTGATTTCATCACGAAGTAACAGACGACGCTCATTTTCTGTCGACTGATCCGACAACTCTTGCCTTCGAGTCTGCATGGCAAAATAAGTTTGTCCTAAGGCAACTATTTCTTTGGCGGGATCGGCGTTTTGGATAATGAGGTAGCAAGCGTAACGAGAAAGAAGAATCGCTTTTACTTCTCTGTTAGCTTTACTCCCAATGGTGACCATTTCGTTGATATCAACGAAATGGTCTTCGATACTCTGGCCACTGTTAAAACAAGCTGTGCGGGCCTTCTGGATCACTTGTTCAAAATTGCGATAATCGGTGTAACCCAACACTTGAGCAAAATCACGGCTGGACCAAGATTCATGGCCTTTAGCATTGATGCGACGGATACGTTCAAACGGAGAAATTTTTTGAAGTTCTTTGGACATAAAAACTACCTTTCCAAGATTAAAACCGGATCATTTCGTTGATATCACCGAAATGATCCCCATTAATATTTCACCTTCGCTCTTTTAACGCGTACCCCCAGTTTTCGGAATTTGCGTTCAATGTGTTCGTAACCGCGGTCGATGTGATAGACACGGTGGATTTCTGTGATTCCTTCAGCAGCAAGCCCTGCCAAAACAAGGGAGGCCGAGGCACGAAGATCAGTCGCCATCACCGGCGCGCCCAATAATTTGGGAACACCACGCACAACGGCTGTATGCCCTTCCAGTTTTATATCAGCCCCCATGCGATTGAGTTCAGCCACATGCATAAAACGATTCTCAAAAATATTTTCCGAAATAACACTGGTGCCATCAGCAAGTGCCATTAATGCCATGAACTGCGCCTGAAAATCGGTGGCAAAACCGGGATAGGGTTGTGTGGAAATATCCACACTGTGAATTTTTGATGAACCTTTTATATGAATGGAATCCTCACCGACATCAACAAGGGCTCCGGCTTCCCGCAATTTTTCAACAAGGGCATGCACATATTCTTCGGAAATCCCCTCCACCGTCACATCCCCTTCCGTCATGGCCGCCCCGATCAAAAAAGTTCCCGCTTCAATACGGTCGGGCATAATGGAGTACTCCGTACCTGAAAGTTCATTCACCCCTTCGATGGTGATCGTTTCTGTCCCCGCCCCTTCAATAAAAGCCCCCATTTGATTAAGCGCATGGGCCAAATCAACCACTTCCGGTTCACGGGCACAGTTTTCCAAAACGGTTTGCCCTTCGGCCAAACAGGCCGCCATCATCAAATTTTCTGTTCCTGTAACCGTGACATCACTAAAACGAAAATGGGCTCCCTTCAATTTTTTGGCCCGGGCCTCAACATAACCCCCTTCAAGGGTGATGGTGGCTCCCATGGCTTCCAAACCTTTTAAATGGCGATCAATGGGTCTGGCTCCAATGGCGCATCCGCCCGGAAGAGAAACCCGCGCATAACCAAGGCGTGCCACAAGCGGCCCAAGCACAACCACCGAGGCTCGCATGGTGCGGACCAAGTCATAGGGAGCTTCGGCGTGTCTGACTTTGTCAGCCTTGAGCTTGACACGATGTTTGGAGGCTTCCACTTCAACCCCCATCCCTTCCAGAAGTTTGAGCATGGTGCAAATATCAGCCAGATCGGGGATGTTTGAAAAATCATTCCATCCAGAGGTCAAAATAGAAGCCGCAATAATGGGCAAAGCCGCATTTTTGGAACCTGAAACGGGAACCCTTCCCTTTAATTTTCTTCCACCTTCGATGACGATTTTGTCCATGATTGATCTTGTAGGGGCAGGTTTGTAACCTGCCCTGGCGGGTCACAGACCCGCCCCTACGTTTTTTTTGTAATCACCACTCTTGGCAATCCCGCATAATCCTTGGTCACCTGAATTTCCGCCAACCCCGCATCGCTAAAAATCTTTGGGACCGTTTCTCCCTGATCTTCCCCAATTTCTACGGCCAGGATTCCGCCAGAATTTAAAAAATTTCCAGCACACTGGCTTAAGAGCCGGTAAAAATCAAGGCCATCTTCACCGCCATCCAAAGCCTGTTTGGGTTCAAAAACAGAAATTTCCTTGGGTAACGAATTTATTTTTGATGAGGCAATGTAAGGGGGGTTGGAGATGATGAGGTCGAAGGATCCGGGGAATAACTCCCCCTCGCCCCCTCTTAATTTAAGAGGGGGTTGGGGGGCGTTACCCAATCCCCGAATGTCTTTTTTCAAAAATTTAATCCTCTCCCCCACCCCATGCCTTTCGGCATTCTTTCGCGCATAGATAAGCGCCTCTTCTGAAATATCCCATGCTTCAATCTGCGCCTGGGGAAATTCTTTGGCCAAAGTGATGGCCAAAATGCCGGATCCGGTACCGATGTCGAGAACCCGTAGGGACAGGTCGCGACCTGTCCCTACATTTCGTAAGGGCGATTCATGAATCGCCCCTATAACTTTCTCCACCAACACTTCCGTTTCCGGCCTTGGAATCAAAACACCCGGACCCACCTGAAACAACATGGACCAAAATTCTTTTTCCCCAGTCAAATAAGCAATGGGTTCCCCTTGAAGGCGACGTTGGATGAGTTTTTTAAAAACCGCCAACTCATCTTCGGTAAGGACACGTTCAAACTGAAGATAGAGCTTCATCCGGTCGCATTCCAGCACATGCGCCAACAAAAGTTCAGCATCCAAGCGCGCCGATTCAATCCCATTTTTTTTAAAGTGGTTGGTCGTCCAATCAAGAAGGGAGAGGATGGTCCAGGGGGGCATAAATTCTTTTCCCCTCTCCCCTTGAGGGAGAGGGTTAGGGAGAGGGGTGCACTAATTGAACTCCACCCTCCCCCTCACCCCCTCCCCTCCAGGGAGGGGGGATTTTAGGAATCCGATTTCTTTAAAGCTTCCGCCTGATAATGAGTCAAAAGAGGTTCCAACACCAGGTCCAGATTTCCTTCCATCACCGAATCAAGTTGATAGACCGTCAATCCAATGCGATGGTCGGTGAGCCTGTTTTGAGGAAAATTATAAGTACGAATCTTTTCACTACGGTCCCCCGTTTTTACTTGTTCCTTGCGGGCCTTGGCTTCAGCTTCTTGCTGGGCGGTTAACATTTGGTCATAAAGCCTGGCTCTTAAGACCTTCATGGCCTTGGCCTTATTCTTGTGTTGCGATTTTTCGTCCTGGCAAATCACCACCATACCCGTGGGAATATGGGTGATACGCACAGCCGAATCCGTCGTATTCACGCTTTGCCCCCCATGCCCTCCGGAACGATACACATCAATGCGTAATTCATTGGGATCAATTTTGACTTCAACTTCATCCGCCTCTGGAATAACCGCCACAGTCACCGCTGAGGTATGAATCCGCCCCGAAGCCTCTGTTTTTGGCACCCGTTGCACACGGTGGACACCACTTTCATATTTCAATTTTGAATAAACCCTCTCTCCTGAAATGAGAACGATCATTTCCTTAAAACCACCAATACCGGTGGAACTTTCGGAAGCAATCTCAACAGTCCAACGGTTTTTTTCGGCGTAGCGACTGTACATGCGAAACAAATCGGAAGCAAAAAGAGCCGCTTCATCTCCCCCTGTACCCGCCCTTATTTCCAAAAAAATATTTTTATCGTCATTTGGATCTTTGGGTAAAAGAAGGATCTTAAG carries:
- a CDS encoding histidinol dehydrogenase, whose product is MKILRTTDRNFRYDFGKVYKNRLEISESIQKDVMAILDDIKRMGDQALFKYTEKFDAFAVNTKNVEVTSKEISVASKKIPARDLQILKSVAKRIEDFAKQHLNQSWQTSKDGATLGVRYTPLERVGIYVPGGKAAYPSSVLMTAILARVAGVSEIIMCNPWPRGESNFAVLAAAKIAGVSKIFKVGGAQAIAAMAYGTKSIPKVDKIVGPGNVYVTCAKKFVYGDVDIDMLAGPSEVCVLADGSVSAAYIAADLLAQAEHDQMACPLLVTTDSNYASRVDGEVRMQLARLSRKDIAGVSIQKRALIVLVRNMDEAIDLVNEIAPEHLELVVKNPESFVDRIKHAGAIFLGEHTPETMGDYIAGPSHVLPTSGSARYFSVLQANAFLKATSIVSLTKQAFQKLGPDASRFAEMESLTAHAAAINVRLG
- a CDS encoding UDP-N-acetylglucosamine 1-carboxyvinyltransferase, translated to MDKIVIEGGRKLKGRVPVSGSKNAALPIIAASILTSGWNDFSNIPDLADICTMLKLLEGMGVEVEASKHRVKLKADKVRHAEAPYDLVRTMRASVVVLGPLVARLGYARVSLPGGCAIGARPIDRHLKGLEAMGATITLEGGYVEARAKKLKGAHFRFSDVTVTGTENLMMAACLAEGQTVLENCAREPEVVDLAHALNQMGAFIEGAGTETITIEGVNELSGTEYSIMPDRIEAGTFLIGAAMTEGDVTVEGISEEYVHALVEKLREAGALVDVGEDSIHIKGSSKIHSVDISTQPYPGFATDFQAQFMALMALADGTSVISENIFENRFMHVAELNRMGADIKLEGHTAVVRGVPKLLGAPVMATDLRASASLVLAGLAAEGITEIHRVYHIDRGYEHIERKFRKLGVRVKRAKVKY
- a CDS encoding protein-(glutamine-N5) methyltransferase, release factor-specific gives rise to the protein MPPWTILSLLDWTTNHFKKNGIESARLDAELLLAHVLECDRMKLYLQFERVLTEDELAVFKKLIQRRLQGEPIAYLTGEKEFWSMLFQVGPGVLIPRPETEVLVEKVIGAIHESPLRNVGTGRDLSLRVLDIGTGSGILAITLAKEFPQAQIEAWDISEEALIYARKNAERHGVGERIKFLKKDIRGLGNAPQPPLKLRGGEGELFPGSFDLIISNPPYIASSKINSLPKEISVFEPKQALDGGEDGLDFYRLLSQCAGNFLNSGGILAVEIGEDQGETVPKIFSDAGLAEIQVTKDYAGLPRVVITKKT
- a CDS encoding peptide chain release factor 1, giving the protein MFSKLQQVEQRHRKLTEKLHDPAVTNNSQEFQKLAKEEASLRLIVETYQIYKKKNSELEQNKLMLVQEKDESLRELVKAEMPILEKEVEELTGQLKILLLPKDPNDDKNIFLEIRAGTGGDEAALFASDLFRMYSRYAEKNRWTVEIASESSTGIGGFKEMIVLISGERVYSKLKYESGVHRVQRVPKTEASGRIHTSAVTVAVIPEADEVEVKIDPNELRIDVYRSGGHGGQSVNTTDSAVRITHIPTGMVVICQDEKSQHKNKAKAMKVLRARLYDQMLTAQQEAEAKARKEQVKTGDRSEKIRTYNFPQNRLTDHRIGLTVYQLDSVMEGNLDLVLEPLLTHYQAEALKKSDS